Proteins co-encoded in one Prosthecobacter algae genomic window:
- a CDS encoding MOSC domain-containing protein has product MSDEPAETWPFLEALFISPARGLPMQRVSSILAVTGRGLKGDRYALGTGYYSGRYDCEITLIDGEVLDRISQEDGIPIRRGEHRRNLVTRGLALRSLVGQRLRIGDVLLEYHRPRPPCDYLQRLTVPGMTKSLGRGAGIGMRILEGGQLHEGMEIEVISMPANCLRSLP; this is encoded by the coding sequence ATGAGTGACGAGCCTGCGGAGACGTGGCCGTTTCTGGAGGCTCTGTTTATCTCACCTGCACGGGGGCTGCCCATGCAGCGGGTGTCTTCCATTTTGGCCGTGACAGGCCGTGGGCTGAAAGGGGATCGGTATGCGCTGGGAACGGGGTATTATTCGGGGCGGTATGACTGCGAGATCACTCTGATTGACGGTGAAGTTCTTGACCGCATTTCACAGGAAGATGGTATTCCCATTCGTCGTGGTGAGCACCGGCGGAACCTGGTGACTCGGGGCCTTGCTTTGCGATCCCTAGTGGGGCAGCGGTTGCGGATCGGAGATGTGCTTCTGGAATACCATCGGCCAAGGCCTCCCTGCGACTATCTGCAACGGCTCACCGTGCCTGGAATGACCAAGTCGCTAGGTCGCGGGGCAGGCATCGGGATGAGAATCTTGGAGGGAGGTCAGCTTCACGAAGGCATGGAGATCGAAGTCATTTCGATGCCAGCCAATTGCCTTCGAAGCCTGCCTTGA
- a CDS encoding GNAT family N-acetyltransferase codes for MSHTLQFGPLSSADHEAVAGLLHRSLVQWYESRLGQGARFGDSPAPFLLFPQVYEALDPVEAITVRDDVTQAILGICFTHERETHLSIGIVATSPEAAGKGIARQMMQTALDKALGLGKRARLVSSLLNLDSFSLYTRLGFIPGAIFQDVLFNVPETGLTIPAPEGHERVRLAKVEDAIRIADFEFATQGIRREKDFHFFLRNDVGDWRVLVQENAVGELTGYMVVSVHPSSSMIGPGAVTDEKAATALLWQALDTLRGKSTVILVPCLAPGLVKTLYRWGGRNVELHVAQCTSAPLPTTGFAFPTFLPESA; via the coding sequence ATGTCACACACTCTTCAGTTTGGCCCCTTAAGTTCAGCCGATCATGAGGCCGTCGCAGGCTTGCTTCACCGTTCCTTGGTCCAGTGGTATGAGAGCCGTCTTGGCCAAGGAGCCCGCTTTGGTGACAGCCCAGCACCCTTCCTGCTCTTTCCCCAAGTTTACGAAGCGCTGGACCCTGTCGAAGCCATCACTGTGCGTGATGATGTGACTCAGGCCATTCTAGGCATCTGCTTCACCCATGAGAGGGAAACCCACCTCTCCATCGGCATCGTGGCTACCTCGCCTGAAGCGGCGGGAAAGGGCATCGCACGCCAGATGATGCAGACCGCGTTGGACAAAGCTCTGGGCCTTGGAAAACGGGCTCGGCTCGTCTCCAGCTTGCTGAATCTGGACTCTTTCTCGCTCTACACACGTCTTGGTTTTATACCGGGGGCCATCTTTCAGGATGTACTGTTTAATGTCCCTGAAACCGGCCTAACCATTCCAGCCCCCGAGGGCCATGAGCGAGTGCGTCTCGCCAAAGTTGAAGATGCCATACGCATCGCAGACTTTGAGTTCGCCACCCAGGGCATTCGTCGTGAAAAAGACTTCCATTTTTTCCTGCGCAATGACGTGGGTGACTGGCGCGTCTTGGTGCAAGAAAATGCCGTGGGTGAGCTCACCGGCTACATGGTTGTCAGCGTGCATCCATCCTCCAGCATGATCGGCCCTGGCGCGGTGACAGATGAAAAAGCTGCTACAGCTCTTCTTTGGCAGGCACTCGATACCTTGAGGGGTAAATCCACCGTTATCCTCGTTCCTTGCTTAGCCCCAGGGCTTGTCAAAACCCTCTACCGCTGGGGTGGAAGAAACGTGGAACTCCATGTGGCCCAATGCACCTCAGCGCCATTACCAACGACAGGATTCGCCTTTCCAACTTTCCTCCCAGAATCCGCGTGA
- a CDS encoding DUF1501 domain-containing protein, with protein MWTESSVSRRSFLSSAYGIGGIALASLLRDQGLLANPALAGGLPQHFDLTPKPAHGFGQAKAMISMFMQGGPSHIDMFEPKPELMKLDGKDFPGEIKYDDAAGASREVMGPQWKFKPRGKSGIEMSDLIPYMGSIADEMTLIRSMHTGVNNHGQSIYALLNGQVVGGRPTLGSWITYGLGSDNQDLPAYVALTDPRGLPVLGVDNFSNGWLPSVYQGTVVRSKEPRILNLDPPMSLKGEAQSRYLNFVQRLNREHADSRPGESDLEARIQSFELAARMQTAAKEALDITHESEATKKLYGLDKPATEEFGKRCLIARRLVERGVRFVSIFTGNQTWDHHSSILTSLPKACEQVDQPAAALVLDLKQRGLLDSTVVHWGGEMGRLPVIQNRAGAKDRTTVGRDHNTYGFSMWVAGGGFKEGYAHGATDEFGHHAVEKVVNHYDYHATLLHLFGLNPKKLTYKRNGTEQVLVENPAARVVSELLA; from the coding sequence ATGTGGACTGAATCCTCCGTTTCCCGTCGTAGTTTTTTATCCAGTGCCTATGGCATTGGCGGCATCGCTTTGGCCTCCTTGTTGAGAGACCAAGGTCTGCTGGCCAATCCGGCGCTCGCAGGGGGGCTTCCGCAGCACTTTGACCTCACGCCCAAGCCGGCGCACGGGTTTGGCCAGGCGAAGGCGATGATCTCCATGTTCATGCAGGGCGGGCCCAGCCACATTGACATGTTCGAGCCGAAGCCGGAGCTGATGAAGTTGGATGGCAAGGACTTCCCCGGGGAGATCAAATACGATGATGCCGCTGGTGCTAGCCGGGAGGTGATGGGGCCGCAGTGGAAGTTCAAGCCTCGTGGGAAGAGCGGCATTGAGATGAGCGACCTCATCCCTTACATGGGCAGCATTGCCGATGAGATGACGCTCATCCGCTCCATGCACACGGGCGTGAACAATCACGGCCAGTCCATCTATGCTCTGCTGAATGGGCAGGTCGTGGGCGGTCGCCCGACTTTGGGAAGCTGGATCACTTATGGTCTGGGCAGTGATAACCAGGACTTGCCTGCGTATGTGGCCCTGACGGATCCGCGCGGCCTGCCTGTGCTGGGCGTGGATAACTTTAGCAATGGCTGGCTGCCCTCCGTGTATCAGGGGACGGTGGTGCGCTCCAAGGAGCCTCGTATTCTCAATCTGGATCCCCCCATGTCGCTGAAGGGCGAGGCGCAGTCGCGCTACCTAAACTTCGTCCAGCGGCTGAATCGTGAGCACGCAGATTCACGCCCGGGTGAAAGTGATCTGGAGGCTCGCATTCAGAGTTTTGAATTGGCTGCGCGTATGCAAACGGCTGCGAAGGAAGCCCTGGACATCACTCATGAGAGTGAGGCCACGAAGAAGCTTTACGGGCTGGACAAACCGGCAACAGAAGAGTTTGGCAAACGCTGCCTCATCGCCCGCCGTCTGGTGGAGCGGGGCGTGCGGTTTGTCTCCATCTTTACTGGCAATCAGACCTGGGACCATCACAGCAGCATTTTGACTTCTTTGCCAAAAGCCTGTGAGCAAGTGGATCAGCCTGCGGCTGCCCTGGTGCTGGACCTGAAGCAGCGTGGGCTGCTGGATTCCACCGTGGTTCACTGGGGTGGTGAGATGGGGCGTCTGCCGGTGATTCAGAACCGGGCCGGGGCAAAAGACCGCACCACGGTAGGCCGTGACCACAATACCTATGGCTTCAGCATGTGGGTGGCAGGTGGCGGATTCAAAGAGGGCTACGCCCATGGTGCGACGGATGAATTTGGCCACCACGCGGTGGAGAAGGTGGTGAACCATTATGACTATCACGCCACCCTTCTGCACCTCTTTGGTCTGAACCCGAAAAAGCTGACCTACAAGCGCAATGGCACGGAACAAGTTCTAGTGGAAAATCCTGCGGCCAGAGTCGTTTCGGAGTTGCTGGCATGA